A single window of Coffea eugenioides isolate CCC68of chromosome 7, Ceug_1.0, whole genome shotgun sequence DNA harbors:
- the LOC113776836 gene encoding STOREKEEPER protein-like produces MTRRSQTTNAEGDALQGEEIPEEEEDKLENDRIPQTQHGKEISEAALQGEEIPEEDQEEKERIPQTQQAAVREASPRPTQYRPTSGTGSDSDAPQKHSFKRAKRDQKDGARKNKTRKDVVIGARKKENQKKASVYATPSSFARVFTEKDEIDILQGVIDYAKLQNVTDLSAHTNAVYEFLKGKLHFEFTKTQVYGKIRRLKNNYLKILEKRKGSGNDPVFLSPHESISFELSKKLWGGVDFVDDVKSGMKKKMDGKKAMVRKLQLKHDDEVNVEEDQGGFKPNHPFLEESSDVKNLELLWMPESLKVFMRGNMTLIDCEKAKELEVKWKELRRKEIELFLMKLNLRMELINHVLDAMKKG; encoded by the exons ATGACGAGGAGGAGCCAGACTACAAATGCAG AAGGAGATGCATTACAAGGAGAGGAAATccctgaagaagaagaagacaaacTGGAAAATGACAGAATCCCTCAAACTCAACATGGAAAGGAAATCTCGGAAGCTGCATTGCAAGGAGAGGAAATCCCTGAAGAAGatcaagaggaaaaagaaagaatcccTCAAACTCAACAAGCAGCTGTTCGTGAAGCAAGTCCACGACCAACCCAATACCGTCCAACTTCAGGAACCGGTTCTGATTCTGATGCACCCCAAAAACACTCTTTCAAACGGGCCAAGCGGGATCAGAAGGATGGTGCAAGAAAGAACAAGACGAGGAAGGATGTTGTTATTGGtgcaaggaaaaaagaaaaccaaaagaAGGCTTCTGTCTATGCCACTCCATCTTCTTTTGCTAGGGTTTTTACCGAGAAAGATGAGATTGATATACTCCAAGGTGTGATTGATTACGCCAAATTGCAAAATGTCACTGATTTGTCAGCTCACACGAATGCAGTTTATGAGTTCTTGAAAGGGAAGCTTCATTTTGAGTTTACAAAGACTCAGGTATATGGGAAAATCAGACGCTTGAAGAACAACTACTTGAAAATCCTGGAGAAACGTAAAGGTAGTGGAAACGACCCTGTTTTCTTGAGTCCACATGAATCTATTTCCTTTGAGCTTTCAAAAAAGCTATGGGGTGGTGTTGATTTTGTTGATGATGTGAAGAGtggaatgaagaagaaaatggatgGAAAGAAGGCTATGGTTAGAAAATTACAACTAAAGCATGATGATGAAGTGAATGTTGAGGAAGATCAAGGAGGTTTCAAGCCTAATCATCCATTTTTGGAGGAGTCATCTGATGTAAAAAATCTTGAACTTTTGTGGATGCCTGAAAGTTTGAAAGTCTTTATGAGGGGAAATATGACTTTGATTGATTGCGAGAAGGCAAAGGAGTTGGAGGTTAAATGGAAGGAATTACGGAGAAAGGAGATTGAACTCTTCTTGATGAAGTTAAACTTGAGGATGGAGCTGATAAATCATGTCTTGGATGCAATGAAGAAAGGGTGA